The following proteins are encoded in a genomic region of Clostridium kluyveri:
- a CDS encoding XkdX family protein: MSKYFNFWNMCYTNSWVNLDMVKQATSKSIITTDEFKTITGQDYTE, translated from the coding sequence ATGAGTAAATACTTTAATTTTTGGAACATGTGTTATACAAATAGTTGGGTAAATTTAGATATGGTAAAACAGGCAACAAGTAAAAGTATTATAACTACAGATGAATTTAAAACCATAACCGGACAGGATTACACAGAATAA
- a CDS encoding XkdQ/YqbQ family protein produces the protein MISIIAKDNYKIENLNKGITLQESIDSIAYMATVKLIETEQLQSIQFVKGNGIEIWDTPFNGTSDVRVFKGVVWERERNRKEHYLNLECKEKTVYLENSEDEYLHPEGQTATQRITKYTNDWNIPIGTFVDTGIGLAKKPYRGDKILDMIVNDLKETAQKGGKLYKVRMQEDKLDLIEIGTNTTVWKLESIAEEIEEYSSLEGAVTQVKVLGTQSDESLSPVIGIYEKETRGYGTLRKIVQDDKVTNADEAKKRADSIFSTGEDYINISCGIDINTIRAGDKVSLDGVGLYVASVTHTLGSSGKMELTVGTMDYIRRKFYAGDGGTS, from the coding sequence ATGATAAGTATAATTGCAAAGGATAATTATAAAATAGAAAATTTAAATAAAGGCATTACCCTGCAGGAAAGCATAGATTCCATAGCATATATGGCCACAGTCAAGCTGATTGAAACTGAACAGCTTCAGAGTATCCAGTTTGTTAAAGGTAATGGCATTGAAATATGGGATACTCCCTTTAATGGAACCAGTGATGTAAGAGTTTTTAAGGGTGTTGTATGGGAAAGGGAAAGAAACAGGAAAGAGCATTATCTGAACCTTGAGTGCAAGGAGAAAACAGTCTATCTTGAAAATTCAGAAGATGAATATTTACATCCAGAAGGACAGACCGCCACCCAGAGGATAACAAAGTATACCAATGACTGGAATATACCTATAGGAACTTTTGTGGATACAGGTATAGGTCTTGCAAAAAAACCTTATAGGGGTGATAAAATTCTTGATATGATAGTTAACGACCTTAAAGAAACAGCTCAAAAAGGTGGTAAGCTTTATAAAGTCAGAATGCAAGAAGATAAACTGGATCTGATTGAGATAGGTACAAATACTACTGTATGGAAATTAGAATCCATAGCAGAGGAAATAGAAGAATACAGCTCATTGGAAGGTGCTGTAACCCAGGTAAAAGTTCTTGGAACCCAATCAGATGAAAGTCTAAGTCCTGTTATTGGTATCTATGAAAAAGAAACCAGAGGATATGGCACTCTAAGAAAGATAGTCCAGGATGATAAAGTGACAAATGCAGATGAAGCCAAGAAAAGAGCAGATTCTATATTTAGCACTGGTGAGGACTATATAAATATAAGCTGTGGCATTGATATAAACACCATAAGGGCAGGAGATAAAGTAAGCCTTGATGGTGTTGGTTTGTATGTAGCAAGTGTTACCCATACTTTGGGAAGCAGTGGAAAGATGGAGTTAACTGTTGGAACTATGGATTATATAAGGAGGAAGTTTTATGCGGGAGATGGGGGAACTAGTTAG
- a CDS encoding DUF2634 domain-containing protein — MPNLFPDSYYTDDTGSSTTNTNTGIEYKGSYKFNFAKGEFVKNPDGTIKKCDDLEAYAQWCQMALLTDRYKYIYSNLFGQEFSSLENGQYSRDAIELEVKRMTVEALMVHPRTKDVTNFTFKWQNNGELYYEYTVITVDGKSVGLNNSVNVG, encoded by the coding sequence ATGCCTAATCTATTCCCTGATAGTTATTATACGGATGATACTGGCAGTAGCACAACTAACACTAATACTGGCATTGAATATAAAGGTTCCTATAAGTTTAATTTTGCGAAAGGTGAATTTGTAAAGAATCCTGATGGAACTATAAAAAAGTGTGATGATTTGGAAGCTTACGCACAGTGGTGTCAGATGGCACTTTTAACAGATAGGTATAAGTATATATACAGTAACTTATTTGGCCAGGAGTTCTCAAGTCTTGAAAATGGTCAGTATTCGAGGGATGCCATAGAGCTTGAAGTAAAAAGAATGACAGTGGAGGCTTTAATGGTGCATCCAAGAACTAAAGATGTTACAAACTTTACTTTTAAATGGCAAAATAACGGAGAATTGTATTATGAATATACGGTGATTACTGTAGACGGTAAGAGTGTGGGGTTAAACAATTCTGTGAATGTGGGGTGA
- a CDS encoding SH3 domain-containing protein, whose amino-acid sequence MDLTSFANAIGNIGQSVVDAVERVINLNFDVYLTNTKDSETFHFPVNPLSLTVNREKKYSTADIVDIGEIDISDKGTKIKEISMETLIPDVYEPYCRYTDIADSKETVEKLEKWKDQEEPLRLIITMIGFNSLVNLAVMNEEIRPEGLNNNRYFTFTFRTHRDFKISQVDSTLQDNRQTTESSGAKYSHREGEWIIVTADVLNVRDGPGESYGIRGTVKKDECYKIGSIQGNWADIYWSNHGGWICTDYVR is encoded by the coding sequence ATGGATCTTACAAGTTTTGCAAATGCCATAGGGAATATAGGCCAGTCTGTAGTGGATGCAGTGGAAAGAGTGATAAACCTTAACTTTGATGTGTACCTAACAAATACAAAAGATAGTGAGACTTTCCATTTTCCAGTCAACCCCTTAAGTCTCACAGTCAACAGGGAGAAGAAATATAGCACTGCCGATATAGTGGACATAGGAGAAATAGATATAAGCGATAAAGGTACTAAAATAAAGGAAATAAGTATGGAAACCTTAATTCCAGATGTCTATGAACCTTACTGCAGGTATACAGATATAGCAGACTCCAAAGAAACCGTTGAAAAACTTGAAAAGTGGAAAGATCAAGAAGAACCTTTGAGGCTTATCATAACTATGATAGGCTTTAACAGTCTTGTGAATCTGGCTGTTATGAATGAAGAAATAAGGCCAGAGGGATTGAATAACAACAGGTATTTTACATTTACATTCAGAACGCATAGGGATTTTAAAATAAGTCAGGTTGATTCCACTCTTCAAGATAATAGGCAAACTACAGAAAGTAGTGGTGCAAAGTATTCACACAGAGAAGGAGAGTGGATAATAGTTACCGCAGATGTTTTGAATGTGAGAGATGGTCCTGGAGAGAGCTATGGAATAAGGGGAACAGTAAAAAAAGATGAGTGCTATAAAATTGGAAGTATACAGGGTAATTGGGCAGATATATACTGGTCTAACCATGGCGGCTGGATTTGCACTGATTATGTTAGGTAG
- a CDS encoding baseplate J/gp47 family protein → MADTMPAVPDFLKEDTDTIHARMLSKAPSDVSTMEGDFFWSITRPVAEEEYKHRQLMIAFIKLVYLGTSYDGYLDLVGAAIGVIRKDATKTKDTIKIRGVSGTVIQSGKIASTVSTEDNRSIEFQFLETKTIDDTGIVEIQVECTEAGTVGNVKANTITILTTPINGVQNIVNDHDFTSGTDVESNDDYKERILERLQKPTTSGNKYDYVKWAKEVPGVGDAKPFPLWNGNGTVKVVIINSNKRAADNELVQKVKDYIDPEPEGKGEGQAPIGAVCTVVSATEKAMNITAKVVLANGYTLQQVQDNFNEAIQKYLSDLAFNSTYISYAKVGGILLSTDGIVDYDSDSLTLNNGTSNIALADEEIPVVGTISLGV, encoded by the coding sequence ATGGCAGATACAATGCCTGCAGTACCTGATTTTTTAAAGGAAGATACAGACACTATACATGCAAGAATGCTCTCTAAAGCTCCTTCTGATGTAAGTACAATGGAAGGAGACTTTTTCTGGAGTATCACAAGGCCAGTGGCAGAAGAAGAATACAAACACAGGCAGCTTATGATAGCTTTTATAAAGTTAGTGTATTTGGGAACTAGCTATGATGGATATTTAGACCTTGTAGGTGCTGCTATAGGAGTCATAAGAAAAGATGCTACCAAAACAAAGGATACAATAAAAATCAGGGGAGTATCTGGCACAGTTATTCAAAGTGGTAAAATAGCCAGTACAGTTTCAACGGAAGATAACCGGAGTATTGAATTTCAATTTCTTGAAACAAAGACTATAGATGATACTGGAATAGTTGAAATACAGGTGGAATGTACTGAAGCCGGTACTGTAGGAAATGTAAAGGCAAACACCATAACTATACTTACAACCCCTATAAATGGAGTACAAAATATAGTTAATGACCATGATTTCACAAGTGGCACTGATGTTGAAAGTAATGACGATTATAAAGAAAGGATTTTAGAGAGATTGCAAAAGCCAACAACTAGTGGCAATAAGTATGACTATGTAAAGTGGGCTAAAGAGGTACCAGGAGTAGGAGATGCAAAACCATTCCCACTCTGGAATGGAAATGGTACCGTTAAGGTAGTAATAATAAACAGTAATAAAAGGGCAGCAGATAATGAATTAGTTCAGAAAGTAAAAGATTATATAGATCCGGAACCAGAAGGAAAAGGAGAAGGCCAGGCTCCTATAGGTGCAGTTTGTACAGTAGTATCTGCCACAGAAAAAGCAATGAATATAACAGCTAAAGTAGTTCTTGCAAATGGATACACTTTGCAGCAGGTACAGGATAATTTCAATGAAGCCATACAGAAATATTTGAGCGACCTGGCCTTTAATTCTACCTATATAAGCTATGCAAAAGTTGGAGGTATTTTATTAAGTACAGATGGAATAGTTGATTATGATAGTGATAGCTTAACTTTAAACAATGGAACTTCTAATATAGCTTTAGCAGATGAAGAGATACCAGTGGTAGGGACTATAAGTTTAGGGGTGTGA
- a CDS encoding YmfQ family protein, which produces MYGTEKYGTTGYSQEQQISDEEIKSYKPDLLYRLPPHLKEIPEFKSWGDVSSYELGLSAWQEEDILNQCFIDTATWGLVFWESIFSIPTDLNKSYEDRRAVIKAKLRGSGTTTRQMIKNTAEAFSGGECDVIMHPEDYSFTVQFIGIKGIPKNLEDFKQMLEDIKPAHLGYYLKYTYTVWNFLKDKNLTWNQAKPKTWNDLKVYDG; this is translated from the coding sequence ATGTATGGTACTGAAAAATACGGAACAACCGGATATTCCCAGGAACAACAGATATCTGATGAAGAAATTAAATCTTACAAGCCTGATTTACTATATAGGTTGCCTCCTCATCTAAAGGAGATTCCTGAATTTAAGTCCTGGGGTGATGTATCAAGTTATGAACTTGGACTTTCTGCCTGGCAGGAAGAAGATATTCTAAACCAGTGTTTTATAGATACTGCAACCTGGGGACTTGTATTTTGGGAGAGTATATTTAGCATTCCCACTGACCTGAATAAATCTTATGAAGACAGAAGAGCAGTCATAAAAGCAAAACTAAGAGGTTCAGGCACTACTACAAGACAGATGATAAAAAACACCGCAGAAGCTTTCAGTGGCGGCGAGTGTGATGTAATAATGCATCCAGAGGACTACAGCTTTACAGTTCAATTTATAGGGATTAAAGGGATACCTAAGAATCTTGAAGATTTTAAACAGATGCTTGAAGATATCAAGCCTGCTCATTTAGGCTATTATCTCAAATATACTTATACAGTTTGGAATTTCTTAAAGGACAAAAACCTTACGTGGAATCAGGCCAAACCTAAGACATGGAATGATCTAAAAGTTTATGATGGATAG
- a CDS encoding GH25 family lysozyme yields MLKGVDISNLNGSISIDSIKNAGNSFLIAKATEGSTFIDKYYNDNIAKAKALGLITGAYHFARFQTKEKAIQEANFFKSIAAGASPDFVVLDFEQQCNGDMTEACLAFLEIVATIAPALIYCNPSYIKAYLNSSITKYPLWVAHYGVSSPSTVLWPDYAMWQYTEKGQIPGISGYLDLNYMAEPFYNSIATGEPVKPDPLIEQIKSLQYNLNIDYNAGLVVDGIAGPATMAALKGIQDIIVKGHKSHVVLWIQQKLEQYGYLKENSYTSMLYDEPTFQAVTELQKNWERPTDGVLRPETWSIFLNN; encoded by the coding sequence ATGCTCAAGGGAGTAGATATAAGCAATCTAAATGGATCAATTAGTATAGACTCAATTAAAAATGCAGGTAATTCTTTTTTAATAGCCAAGGCCACAGAGGGAAGTACCTTTATAGATAAATATTACAATGATAATATTGCTAAAGCTAAAGCCCTGGGACTTATAACCGGGGCTTATCATTTCGCTAGATTTCAGACAAAGGAGAAAGCTATCCAGGAAGCTAATTTTTTCAAGTCTATTGCAGCAGGTGCTAGTCCTGATTTTGTAGTTTTGGATTTTGAACAACAATGTAATGGAGACATGACAGAAGCATGTCTAGCTTTCTTGGAGATAGTAGCCACTATAGCTCCAGCACTTATTTATTGTAATCCAAGCTATATAAAGGCATATTTAAACAGCAGTATAACAAAGTATCCTTTATGGGTAGCCCATTATGGAGTAAGCAGTCCAAGCACTGTATTATGGCCTGATTATGCAATGTGGCAGTATACAGAAAAAGGGCAGATACCAGGAATAAGTGGTTATCTTGATTTAAACTATATGGCAGAACCTTTTTATAATAGCATTGCTACAGGTGAACCAGTAAAACCAGATCCACTTATAGAGCAAATTAAATCCCTTCAATATAACTTGAACATAGATTATAATGCAGGGTTAGTTGTAGACGGGATAGCAGGTCCGGCTACTATGGCAGCACTTAAGGGAATTCAGGATATCATTGTAAAAGGCCACAAGTCTCATGTAGTCCTATGGATTCAACAGAAACTAGAACAATATGGATATCTAAAAGAAAATTCCTATACTTCAATGTTATATGACGAACCAACTTTCCAAGCTGTAACTGAACTCCAGAAGAATTGGGAAAGGCCGACTGATGGAGTTTTAAGACCTGAAACTTGGAGTATATTTTTGAATAATTAG
- a CDS encoding phage holin family protein yields MAIGFTSSTLGALFTWCFGGWEMGIKVLVSCMVLDYITGLMCGCKEKHLNSSKGFNGLKKKFTILLILILAVLLDRLLGQQWIFRTMAIYFYVAMEGISISENAVKLGIPVPEKLKNVLEQLKNK; encoded by the coding sequence GTGGCCATAGGGTTTACAAGTTCTACGCTGGGGGCATTATTTACCTGGTGCTTTGGTGGGTGGGAAATGGGGATAAAAGTATTAGTGTCCTGTATGGTTTTGGACTATATTACAGGTCTTATGTGTGGATGTAAAGAAAAGCATCTGAATAGCTCCAAGGGATTTAATGGGCTTAAAAAGAAGTTTACCATACTTTTAATTTTAATATTGGCAGTACTTTTAGACAGGCTTCTGGGGCAACAGTGGATTTTTAGAACTATGGCCATATATTTTTATGTGGCAATGGAGGGCATAAGTATATCAGAAAATGCAGTTAAATTAGGCATTCCGGTACCTGAAAAGTTGAAAAATGTACTGGAACAATTAAAAAATAAATAG
- a CDS encoding tape measure protein has protein sequence MAEREIYHLDIVIGVQGDESSKKKISALDRYFEQTQKRANILDKMSVSPSAKINDRATSRIEKINSTLNKLNRLVASPTVMIKDKVSGSLSIMRSGINKVISAATSLEGALLGVGSAWAGIIKPMQLSGDFEQTQIAFTTMLKSAEQANSFLTQAQDMANATPFEFPQLANASKKMLAFGWDVKSILPDLATIGDAASGLGLGAEGINQITLALGQMKAKGRVQGDEILQLTEAGVPAAKILQEQLGLTAEQVGEIGKQGLESDKAIKALLTGMNQRFGGMMQNQAKTALGLMSTLKDTLDNKFLTQWGTGLWSGIKPGLTKVTTWLDKNDKKVTELGKLFRKAGENVSTFIGGGLEKSQQRLSKLMDSSQWKNADFGGKITLAWDKVIAEPLSSWWSGDGRPKINKVASEMGSSIGSVLGGGIIAVLDAFSGGDDINKTGNTAGKSFLDAFLKAFNTDEIIKKLLTAFKDTNLNAVKNPSAESIAKAGILDYGLYALGGGALIKGGAKAAKGAFKLGKWAVGKKGVKTAASAAEEMAGAAGSASSTSSKASNPFSEEINRLKANIEDAKKGVINSSKDVKNKQKSYTTTRDTFKEVRNTKTSSELSKAASAFRKAADESKAAEQLRKSSQEKLNQAIKNYDNLIKRSQNVGKGKNVPESLSKQINTAQTRVDNARKKVRSAGINESKKKETYNKARDTFKSAKDVGNTSDLKKAAEDFRKAANDSANAEKLRKANQDKLNKTVKEYNDFVKKSKDVKNVGKGVSEGTFAGIFSKIGKLTERVPLLGKVGKVAKKVPLLGAGLTLAGAGLDIVTSSDKKRATVGAAGNIAGGLVGMKAGATIGGTIGSIFGPVGTAVGAGVGGIAGGIAGSIGGEKALDWIYDKTGPAVKYLKSGFNDAKKSVQTSWNGLGKWFDSNVSTPVSSGFNNAKKSIENKWSNTKTWFGNKVGTPLKNGAINTINFTVGAFEMGKDAAAKAWSPYGQWLNTNVFTPVKNKASETGKWLGDKVGEGKTWASNKWSDFSSWWGSNVATPVKDAASSAGQWIAEKYGEAKTWALNKWSDFSIWWGTNVSEPVKGYASSAGQWIGERFNDAKSTAHTAWTGFSGWWSENIAEPTKSVATTVGDWIGSKFSAARKTAETAWTDFSEWFEKHISGPVSDFIKKAEKRGEQTTGLSTANGKNNGGKTPGKNANGGITSGPELSWVGEAGTEAIIPLSSGRRSRGLQLWQQAGRMLGVKMFANGGIVGNGSAGGSKVAKATANISTAITLGDDALTQFKKYGNKINDNLSSGILDNKKVSTNSVNRVTNESGSILNLFSRTGHVYGGAIMNDFAQGIRAATSDVTSAVKILTDKVIEEFKTGFEIHSPSAVMTRLSKFIPQGVIKGMTSIDIKAFIKSWIGDISSMAGGMSGNVSGWLSAAMAITGTPMSFLPMLQNIAMHESGGNPRAINLWDSNAAAGHPSKGIMQMIDETFNRWALPGMNDIWNPIHNIVSSIRYMIGRYGSIANVPGIRSQLAGGSYVGYATGTDNAKKGLARINERGWEFVDFAGGENVLTHNKSVSLMDRAANSINRIKNAVSGLSLTDTENKDIPENLSYYTSQPQVAMAGASYGDINVDVENNFNSDPDIDEIVIQATKRFATELRKTLQNTKR, from the coding sequence ATGGCCGAAAGAGAAATATATCACTTGGATATAGTGATCGGAGTGCAGGGGGATGAATCAAGTAAAAAGAAGATAAGTGCTCTTGACAGGTATTTTGAGCAGACACAAAAAAGAGCAAATATATTGGACAAGATGTCAGTATCACCTTCTGCAAAGATAAACGATAGAGCTACCAGCAGGATTGAAAAAATCAATTCAACTTTAAACAAGTTAAATAGGCTTGTAGCTTCTCCTACTGTAATGATTAAAGATAAAGTATCTGGCTCATTAAGTATAATGAGAAGTGGGATAAATAAAGTAATATCTGCAGCTACATCACTTGAAGGAGCACTTTTGGGAGTTGGCAGTGCGTGGGCGGGAATAATAAAACCCATGCAGCTATCTGGGGATTTTGAACAGACCCAGATAGCCTTTACTACAATGCTTAAAAGTGCAGAGCAGGCAAATTCATTTCTAACACAAGCTCAAGATATGGCGAATGCAACTCCTTTTGAGTTCCCTCAGCTTGCTAATGCAAGTAAAAAAATGCTTGCTTTTGGGTGGGATGTTAAAAGTATTCTGCCTGATTTGGCTACAATAGGAGATGCTGCATCCGGACTAGGACTTGGCGCTGAAGGTATAAACCAGATAACCTTGGCTTTAGGTCAGATGAAGGCAAAAGGCAGAGTTCAAGGTGATGAGATCCTACAATTAACAGAAGCAGGAGTTCCTGCAGCTAAAATACTTCAGGAGCAGCTTGGGTTGACAGCTGAACAAGTAGGTGAAATAGGTAAGCAAGGACTTGAATCAGATAAAGCTATAAAAGCATTGCTTACGGGAATGAATCAAAGATTTGGTGGAATGATGCAGAATCAAGCCAAAACAGCACTTGGATTAATGTCTACCCTTAAAGATACTCTTGATAACAAATTTTTAACTCAATGGGGCACTGGCCTTTGGAGTGGAATTAAGCCAGGACTAACTAAAGTCACAACATGGCTTGATAAAAACGATAAAAAGGTAACTGAACTTGGCAAGCTATTTAGAAAAGCAGGGGAAAACGTAAGTACTTTTATAGGTGGTGGGCTTGAGAAAAGCCAACAGAGGTTAAGTAAATTAATGGATAGCAGCCAATGGAAAAATGCTGACTTTGGAGGAAAGATAACGCTTGCTTGGGATAAGGTTATAGCTGAACCTCTTTCGAGTTGGTGGAGTGGTGATGGTAGACCAAAAATAAATAAAGTCGCCAGTGAAATGGGTTCTAGTATAGGAAGTGTACTTGGAGGGGGTATAATAGCTGTATTGGATGCTTTCTCTGGTGGAGATGATATAAATAAAACTGGAAATACAGCAGGTAAATCCTTCTTAGATGCATTTCTCAAAGCTTTTAATACTGATGAAATTATAAAGAAACTTTTAACTGCCTTTAAGGATACTAATTTGAACGCTGTTAAAAATCCAAGTGCTGAAAGTATTGCTAAGGCTGGAATATTAGACTACGGGTTATACGCATTGGGTGGAGGAGCTTTAATAAAAGGCGGTGCAAAAGCTGCAAAAGGTGCATTTAAATTAGGTAAATGGGCTGTTGGCAAGAAAGGAGTAAAAACTGCAGCAAGTGCAGCCGAGGAAATGGCAGGTGCAGCCGGAAGTGCTTCAAGTACTTCCAGTAAAGCATCTAATCCTTTTTCAGAAGAAATCAATAGATTAAAGGCTAATATCGAAGATGCTAAAAAAGGAGTTATAAACTCCAGTAAAGATGTGAAAAATAAGCAGAAGTCATATACTACTACCAGAGATACATTTAAAGAAGTGAGAAACACTAAAACTTCTTCTGAATTAAGTAAAGCTGCAAGTGCATTTAGAAAGGCAGCAGATGAATCAAAGGCTGCAGAACAGTTAAGAAAATCCAGTCAGGAAAAATTGAATCAAGCTATAAAAAATTATGATAACCTTATAAAAAGATCACAGAATGTAGGAAAGGGTAAAAATGTACCTGAATCTTTATCGAAGCAAATAAATACAGCACAAACAAGAGTTGATAATGCTAGAAAAAAAGTTAGAAGTGCCGGCATAAACGAAAGTAAGAAAAAAGAAACTTATAATAAGGCCAGAGATACATTTAAATCTGCTAAAGATGTTGGTAATACTTCCGATTTAAAAAAAGCAGCAGAAGATTTCAGAAAAGCGGCAAATGACTCTGCAAATGCAGAAAAATTAAGAAAGGCAAATCAAGACAAATTAAATAAAACTGTAAAGGAATATAATGATTTTGTAAAAAAGTCTAAGGATGTTAAAAATGTTGGCAAAGGGGTATCAGAAGGGACATTTGCTGGCATATTTAGTAAAATAGGAAAGTTAACCGAAAGGGTACCTTTGCTCGGTAAAGTAGGGAAGGTTGCTAAAAAGGTTCCTTTGCTTGGTGCAGGGCTTACACTTGCGGGTGCAGGACTTGACATAGTAACATCTTCTGATAAGAAAAGAGCTACTGTTGGTGCAGCAGGTAACATTGCAGGAGGATTAGTAGGAATGAAAGCAGGAGCTACTATTGGTGGGACTATAGGTTCGATTTTCGGACCAGTAGGAACAGCAGTAGGTGCTGGTGTTGGAGGTATTGCCGGAGGAATAGCAGGTTCAATAGGAGGAGAAAAAGCCCTTGATTGGATATATGATAAGACAGGACCAGCAGTTAAATATCTAAAATCAGGTTTTAATGATGCCAAGAAATCAGTTCAGACCTCATGGAATGGACTCGGGAAATGGTTTGATAGTAATGTAAGTACACCAGTTTCTAGTGGATTTAATAATGCTAAAAAGTCCATTGAAAACAAATGGTCTAACACCAAAACTTGGTTTGGTAATAAAGTAGGTACTCCACTTAAAAATGGAGCTATAAATACTATAAATTTCACTGTTGGCGCCTTTGAAATGGGGAAAGATGCAGCTGCTAAAGCTTGGTCGCCATATGGACAGTGGTTGAATACTAATGTGTTTACTCCGGTTAAAAATAAAGCTTCTGAAACAGGTAAATGGCTTGGCGATAAAGTAGGAGAAGGCAAAACATGGGCTTCAAATAAGTGGTCTGATTTTAGTTCATGGTGGGGTAGTAATGTGGCAACTCCTGTGAAAGATGCTGCATCAAGTGCCGGACAATGGATTGCCGAAAAGTATGGAGAAGCTAAAACCTGGGCTTTGAATAAATGGAGTGATTTCTCAATCTGGTGGGGAACTAATGTGTCTGAACCAGTAAAAGGATATGCTTCATCCGCCGGTCAATGGATAGGAGAAAGATTTAATGATGCTAAATCTACAGCCCATACTGCATGGACAGGTTTCTCGGGATGGTGGAGTGAAAATATTGCTGAACCAACAAAAAGTGTAGCTACCACTGTTGGAGACTGGATAGGATCAAAATTTAGCGCAGCCAGAAAAACAGCAGAAACTGCATGGACTGACTTTTCAGAGTGGTTTGAAAAACATATAAGTGGACCAGTTAGTGATTTTATAAAAAAGGCAGAAAAGAGAGGGGAACAAACAACAGGATTAAGTACTGCTAATGGTAAGAATAATGGTGGTAAAACACCAGGTAAAAATGCCAATGGAGGCATTACATCAGGACCTGAATTAAGTTGGGTCGGTGAAGCAGGAACAGAAGCCATAATTCCATTATCCAGTGGCCGAAGAAGCAGAGGACTACAGCTATGGCAGCAGGCAGGAAGAATGTTAGGAGTAAAAATGTTTGCTAACGGTGGTATTGTAGGAAATGGTTCTGCCGGTGGATCTAAAGTCGCAAAAGCTACAGCCAATATATCAACTGCCATAACATTAGGAGATGATGCACTAACTCAATTTAAAAAATATGGTAATAAAATAAATGATAATTTAAGTAGTGGAATATTAGATAATAAAAAAGTATCAACCAATTCAGTGAATAGAGTTACAAATGAATCTGGTTCGATACTTAATTTATTCTCGAGAACTGGGCATGTGTATGGCGGTGCCATAATGAACGACTTTGCACAAGGTATAAGGGCTGCAACGTCAGATGTAACAAGTGCAGTAAAAATTCTCACAGATAAAGTAATTGAGGAATTCAAGACAGGCTTTGAAATACATTCCCCATCTGCGGTTATGACTAGACTATCTAAATTTATCCCACAAGGAGTTATAAAAGGAATGACATCTATAGATATTAAAGCATTTATAAAAAGCTGGATTGGAGATATTTCATCCATGGCCGGTGGCATGAGTGGTAATGTATCTGGATGGTTAAGTGCAGCTATGGCCATAACAGGAACACCTATGAGTTTCTTGCCAATGCTCCAAAATATCGCAATGCATGAATCGGGCGGGAATCCTAGAGCCATTAATCTATGGGATAGTAACGCCGCCGCAGGACATCCAAGTAAGGGAATTATGCAGATGATAGACGAGACATTCAACCGTTGGGCTTTACCTGGAATGAATGATATATGGAATCCTATCCATAATATCGTATCTTCTATAAGGTATATGATAGGCAGATATGGGAGTATAGCAAATGTACCAGGAATTCGTTCACAATTAGCTGGTGGATCATATGTAGGCTACGCAACCGGTACAGACAACGCAAAGAAAGGACTTGCTAGAATAAACGAAAGAGGTTGGGAATTTGTGGACTTCGCTGGTGGAGAAAATGTATTAACTCATAATAAATCTGTAAGTTTGATGGATAGGGCTGCAAATTCAATAAACAGGATAAAAAATGCTGTATCTGGACTAAGTTTAACAGATACTGAAAATAAGGATATTCCTGAAAATTTAAGTTATTATACTTCTCAACCACAGGTGGCTATGGCCGGAGCTAGTTATGGAGATATAAATGTTGATGTGGAAAATAATTTTAACAGTGACCCAGACATTGACGAAATAGTAATACAAGCCACAAAGAGATTTGCTACAGAGTTAAGAAAAACACTACAAAATACTAAGAGGTGA